A window of the Nibribacter ruber genome harbors these coding sequences:
- the ald gene encoding alanine dehydrogenase, whose product MIIGLPKEIKNNENRVALTPGGVAEFVKNGHTVYVQATAGEGSGFSNEEYVGAGATILPTIEEVYAIAEMIVKVKEPIEQEYSLIKEGQLLFTYFHFASYEPLTHAMIERKATCLAYETVELKDRSLPLLIPMSEVAGRMAPQEGAKYLEKPLKGRGILLGGVPGVPPANVLVLGGGIVGTQAAKIAAGFGARVTIMDISLKRLRELDDFMPANVTTVMSNHYNIKEAIKTADLIIGAVLIPGAKAPHLITRDMLKDMKPGTVLVDVAVDQGGCIETCKPTTHENPTFIIDDVVHYCVANMPGAVPYTSTLALTNATLPYAILLANKGWKQACQERDELKLGLNVVDGKVVYPGVAEAFNLPLVNVADVLA is encoded by the coding sequence ATGATTATAGGTCTTCCAAAGGAGATTAAAAACAACGAAAACCGCGTAGCCCTTACCCCGGGCGGCGTGGCAGAGTTTGTTAAAAATGGCCACACCGTGTACGTACAAGCTACGGCTGGTGAGGGAAGCGGCTTCTCAAATGAAGAGTACGTAGGCGCCGGTGCCACCATTCTTCCAACCATTGAAGAAGTGTACGCCATCGCGGAGATGATTGTGAAAGTAAAAGAGCCGATTGAGCAGGAATACAGCCTGATCAAAGAAGGCCAGTTGCTGTTCACGTATTTCCACTTTGCCTCTTATGAGCCATTGACGCACGCCATGATTGAGCGTAAGGCAACGTGTTTGGCCTACGAAACCGTTGAGTTGAAGGACCGTTCTTTGCCGTTGTTGATTCCAATGAGCGAAGTGGCCGGCCGCATGGCTCCGCAGGAAGGCGCAAAATACCTGGAGAAACCATTGAAAGGCCGCGGCATCTTGCTAGGCGGCGTACCAGGCGTTCCTCCTGCCAATGTATTGGTATTGGGCGGTGGTATTGTGGGTACTCAGGCAGCTAAGATTGCTGCTGGCTTTGGCGCCCGCGTGACCATCATGGACATTAGCTTGAAGCGTCTGCGTGAACTGGATGACTTCATGCCAGCCAACGTGACCACGGTGATGTCTAACCACTACAACATCAAAGAAGCCATCAAAACCGCTGATTTGATCATTGGTGCCGTATTGATCCCAGGCGCGAAGGCTCCTCACTTGATCACCCGTGACATGTTGAAAGACATGAAGCCAGGCACCGTACTCGTGGACGTAGCCGTTGACCAAGGCGGTTGCATTGAAACGTGTAAGCCTACCACCCATGAGAACCCCACCTTCATCATTGACGACGTGGTGCATTATTGCGTAGCCAACATGCCAGGTGCGGTTCCTTACACCTCTACCCTAGCCTTGACCAACGCTACCTTGCCATATGCCATCTTGCTTGCCAACAAAGGCTGGAAGCAGGCATGCCAGGAGCGCGACGAGCTGAAACTAGGTTTGAACGTGGTGGATGGGAAAGTAGTATATCCAGGTGTGGCTGAGGCCTTCAATCTCCCTCTGGTGAATGTAGCAGATGTTCTAGCGTAA
- a CDS encoding type I restriction enzyme HsdR N-terminal domain-containing protein → MEQLTLPAFDYKLKDSGGKTCIYDVVRKKWLVLTPEEWVRQHVIHFLHKHLAYPLSLMGVERGTTYNTLQKRTDLCIYSHEGTALLLVECKAPHVPLTSTTVQQAAVYNQTIQAPFLFLSNGLQHYCWQVGPDGISLSSLETLPTFAQLQLQWEASR, encoded by the coding sequence ATGGAGCAGTTGACTTTACCGGCGTTTGACTACAAACTTAAGGATTCTGGAGGGAAAACCTGTATATACGATGTAGTACGCAAGAAATGGCTGGTCTTAACCCCTGAAGAGTGGGTACGGCAGCATGTCATCCATTTCCTCCATAAGCACCTCGCTTACCCGCTCAGCCTGATGGGCGTAGAGCGCGGAACCACCTACAACACCCTTCAAAAGCGCACCGACCTCTGCATCTACAGCCATGAAGGGACGGCTCTTTTGCTGGTAGAATGCAAAGCTCCGCACGTACCACTCACGTCCACCACGGTGCAGCAGGCTGCCGTCTACAACCAAACCATTCAGGCTCCTTTTCTTTTCCTCAGTAACGGCCTCCAGCATTACTGCTGGCAAGTAGGTCCAGACGGCATCAGTCTTTCATCTTTAGAAACCTTACCAACCTTCGCCCAGCTCCAACTTCAATGGGAAGCATCCCGGTAG